The following coding sequences lie in one Fuerstiella sp. genomic window:
- a CDS encoding carbon-nitrogen hydrolase family protein, with protein sequence MKISAVQTDIFLGAPDSNLRTLERHLVAEASRGCELIVFPECFVSGYCFGSKEEAILNAQPLNGPFTESVVNLCSHNKCSAVFGMVERDQDDIFNTAVLTGPQGIIGFYRKVHLPWLGVDRFTTPGNAPFRVFDINGVRVGMLICYDAGFPEAVRSLALDGADIVVLPTNWPPGAEQLAAHAINTRAMENSIYFLAANRIGTERGFQFIGSSRICDTTGKTLVSADHRDESVLRVSIDPDLARNKRITRVPGEHIIDRIADRRPEMYGRLCEQHSFSRPGRDNDPAVN encoded by the coding sequence ATGAAGATCTCCGCTGTTCAGACCGACATTTTTCTGGGCGCCCCGGACTCAAACCTACGGACACTGGAACGGCATCTGGTCGCCGAGGCGTCAAGGGGCTGCGAGCTGATTGTATTTCCGGAATGCTTTGTGTCGGGTTACTGTTTCGGATCAAAAGAGGAGGCCATACTAAACGCTCAGCCTCTCAACGGTCCATTCACCGAATCCGTAGTTAATCTCTGCAGCCACAACAAATGCAGTGCGGTGTTTGGCATGGTTGAGCGTGATCAGGACGACATCTTCAATACTGCCGTACTGACGGGGCCACAGGGGATTATCGGTTTTTATCGGAAGGTCCATCTGCCCTGGCTGGGAGTAGACAGATTTACTACGCCTGGCAATGCCCCTTTCCGAGTGTTTGATATCAACGGAGTCCGTGTCGGAATGTTGATTTGTTACGACGCCGGATTTCCGGAAGCCGTGCGCAGCCTGGCACTCGATGGTGCTGATATCGTCGTACTCCCGACGAACTGGCCACCTGGCGCCGAACAGCTTGCAGCACATGCGATCAACACACGTGCCATGGAAAATTCAATCTATTTTCTTGCCGCAAATCGCATTGGGACCGAACGCGGCTTTCAATTTATCGGCTCCAGTCGAATTTGTGATACGACCGGAAAGACATTGGTCTCGGCCGACCATCGCGACGAATCTGTTCTGCGTGTCTCAATTGATCCCGATCTGGCGCGCAACAAACGCATTACCCGCGTTCCCGGAGAACATATCATTGACCGAATTGCGGATCGGAGACCGGAGATGTACGGACGTCTCTGTGAACAACATTCGTTCTCCCGACCTGGCCGCGATAACGATCCTGCTGTCAACTAA
- a CDS encoding nitrilase family protein produces the protein MNDFRAAAVQFNHVPGDKAENLNTIVKFVHKAALQEVRLIVFPEMCITGYWHVRKLSREQINDLAEPVPDGDSTRKLLSWSADNNMTIGAGLIERGDDGQLYNSYVVAMPNGQHACHRKLHCFISEHMASGNQYTVFDTPQGCRMGVLICYDNNIGENVRITALHGAELLLAPHQTGGCNSASPGCMGTIDPGLWEQRHEYPSRIEAEFRSHKGRGWLMRWLPARAHDNGLFLVYANGVGVDDNEVRTGNAMILDPYGEILTETCRAADDMVVADIETKRLEMSTGRRWIRTRRPQLYEKLTELTGKETDTRAVRFENQGIT, from the coding sequence ATGAATGATTTTCGGGCTGCGGCCGTTCAGTTCAATCACGTGCCGGGAGATAAAGCTGAAAATCTAAACACGATCGTGAAATTTGTTCACAAGGCCGCTTTGCAGGAAGTCCGGCTGATTGTATTTCCTGAAATGTGCATTACCGGCTACTGGCATGTGCGAAAGCTGTCACGTGAACAAATCAATGATCTTGCGGAACCCGTCCCCGACGGCGATTCTACCCGAAAGCTGCTCAGCTGGTCGGCGGATAATAACATGACAATCGGAGCCGGGCTGATAGAACGCGGTGACGACGGACAACTGTATAACTCCTATGTGGTGGCTATGCCGAACGGTCAACATGCCTGCCACCGAAAGTTGCACTGCTTTATCAGTGAACATATGGCCAGCGGGAATCAGTACACCGTGTTTGATACACCACAGGGATGCCGAATGGGGGTACTGATCTGCTACGACAACAACATTGGTGAAAATGTACGGATAACGGCCCTTCATGGAGCTGAACTTCTGCTTGCACCACACCAGACAGGTGGCTGCAACTCTGCAAGTCCCGGTTGCATGGGAACCATCGACCCCGGACTCTGGGAACAACGCCATGAATACCCGTCAAGGATTGAAGCAGAATTTCGCTCCCACAAGGGGCGTGGATGGTTGATGCGCTGGCTTCCTGCCCGAGCCCACGACAACGGCTTGTTCCTGGTTTATGCCAATGGTGTCGGGGTGGACGACAATGAGGTCCGGACCGGCAACGCAATGATTCTTGACCCTTACGGTGAGATCCTGACCGAAACCTGCCGGGCCGCCGATGACATGGTCGTTGCCGACATTGAAACCAAACGCCTTGAGATGTCCACCGGACGCCGCTGGATAAGAACCCGTCGACCACAACTCTACGAAAAACTGACCGAGTTGACAGGAAAAGAAACAGACACACGTGCTGTCCGTTTCGAAAATCAAGGTATCACATAA
- a CDS encoding YunC family protein — protein MNIDQLEKHRIELEKPLLIIKASQGLLACGYLNLETFNKTGEACALVTGVSNFDEMLTKGVSGVSSAAADLGVVVGMSGKDALTRMHKGTTEQPGI, from the coding sequence ATGAACATCGATCAGCTTGAAAAGCACCGAATTGAACTGGAAAAACCGCTTCTCATCATCAAAGCATCACAGGGTCTGCTTGCATGCGGCTACCTGAACCTGGAAACATTCAACAAGACCGGAGAAGCCTGTGCCCTGGTCACAGGGGTCAGCAACTTTGATGAAATGCTTACTAAAGGTGTGTCCGGTGTTTCCTCGGCCGCTGCTGACTTAGGTGTTGTAGTCGGAATGTCCGGAAAGGATGCCCTGACCCGAATGCACAAAGGCACGACAGAACAACCAGGCATTTAA
- a CDS encoding HesA/MoeB/ThiF family protein produces MSQPVRTPLNAEERATYEWQMWVDDFRETGQERLKASSVLVSRVGGLGSVVAYELAAAGIGTLILAHAGNVKPSDLNRQLLMTHSSLGTARVDSAKQRLLELNPRLNIISVNENISSQNAHRLIKQVDLVVDCAPMFDERFAMNQEAVCQKKPIIECAMYDLEASLTTVFPGQSPCLSCLHPEKPLAWRREFPVFGAVSGTVGCMAAMEAIKVLGGFGVPLDGTMLTFNLRTMTFSRRTIQRRRDCAVCGDVVRGHQDG; encoded by the coding sequence ATGTCTCAGCCTGTCCGTACTCCCCTGAATGCAGAAGAGCGTGCCACCTATGAATGGCAGATGTGGGTCGATGATTTTAGAGAAACCGGTCAGGAAAGACTGAAGGCTTCTTCTGTGCTTGTATCCCGCGTGGGGGGGCTGGGCAGTGTGGTTGCTTATGAACTGGCGGCGGCGGGAATTGGTACTTTGATTCTCGCTCATGCCGGAAACGTCAAGCCGAGCGATCTCAATCGACAGCTCCTGATGACTCACTCCTCGCTGGGGACAGCCCGCGTCGATTCGGCGAAACAGCGACTGCTGGAGTTGAACCCACGTCTGAATATTATCTCTGTTAACGAAAATATAAGTTCCCAGAACGCACACAGACTGATCAAACAGGTGGATCTGGTTGTGGATTGTGCGCCCATGTTCGATGAACGTTTTGCGATGAATCAGGAGGCCGTTTGTCAGAAAAAGCCAATTATCGAGTGTGCGATGTACGACCTTGAAGCGAGTCTTACGACGGTGTTTCCAGGACAGAGCCCCTGTCTTTCATGTCTGCACCCTGAGAAACCTTTGGCGTGGCGACGTGAGTTTCCCGTGTTTGGCGCGGTTTCCGGGACAGTTGGGTGTATGGCAGCCATGGAAGCAATCAAGGTTCTCGGTGGTTTTGGTGTTCCGCTGGACGGCACCATGCTCACATTCAATCTTCGAACCATGACGTTTTCTCGTCGCACGATTCAACGTCGCAGAGATTGCGCGGTTTGTGGAGATGTTGTCCGGGGGCATCAAGACGGGTGA
- a CDS encoding MoaD/ThiS family protein — MIQITVQYEAQAGRAAGTSTETVEVSDTCCVADCIRQVADAHGEQLRTVLLTAAGEVQPSLLVFLNDVQIIRHADSLLNQSDILTLMTPISGG; from the coding sequence ATGATACAGATTACAGTACAATACGAGGCGCAGGCCGGACGAGCCGCGGGAACGAGTACTGAGACCGTTGAGGTCAGTGACACATGCTGCGTGGCCGACTGCATCCGCCAGGTCGCGGACGCTCATGGTGAACAGCTCAGAACAGTTCTCCTGACAGCCGCCGGAGAAGTTCAGCCTTCGCTTCTTGTGTTTCTGAATGATGTGCAGATTATCCGTCATGCTGACAGTCTGCTGAACCAGAGTGACATTCTCACATTAATGACCCCGATTTCGGGAGGGTAA
- a CDS encoding ATP-binding cassette domain-containing protein: MSIQSGEFHLSRVSMTVPAGNYGVLMGRTGSGKTTILECILGLRTIRTGTIRLAGEDVTHLNPAMRGVGYVPQDKALFPKMTVRDHLAFALLIRRVSNTAIDERVRDLAESLEISHLLERTPRGLSGGEQQRVALGRALSFRPRVLCLDEPLSALDSETRKQMCCLLEDISRKEQVTTLHVTHNPDEAGQLADCVFQLVDGKIVPLETVLKTR, translated from the coding sequence ATGTCAATTCAATCCGGTGAGTTCCACCTCTCCAGAGTCTCAATGACCGTTCCCGCGGGGAACTATGGAGTGCTGATGGGGAGGACCGGGTCCGGTAAAACGACGATTCTCGAGTGTATTCTTGGGCTCCGCACTATCAGGACAGGTACGATCCGTCTTGCCGGTGAGGATGTCACACACCTGAACCCGGCTATGCGCGGTGTTGGTTACGTTCCGCAGGACAAAGCACTCTTCCCGAAAATGACAGTCCGTGACCATCTGGCATTTGCTCTTTTGATTCGACGGGTGTCGAATACTGCGATCGATGAACGTGTTCGTGATCTTGCCGAGTCACTTGAGATTTCACATCTGCTGGAACGGACGCCTCGCGGCCTGAGCGGTGGCGAGCAGCAGCGTGTTGCACTGGGCCGGGCGCTGTCGTTTCGGCCGCGAGTTTTATGTCTTGACGAGCCACTCAGTGCACTTGATTCAGAAACACGAAAACAAATGTGCTGTCTGCTGGAAGATATCTCAAGGAAGGAGCAGGTGACAACGCTTCATGTCACTCACAATCCTGATGAAGCGGGGCAGCTTGCAGACTGTGTGTTTCAGCTCGTCGATGGAAAAATTGTGCCGCTTGAAACCGTTCTGAAAACCCGATGA
- a CDS encoding ABC transporter permease, which translates to MSDGSVAAAEDKSAHTPDARDVTLSNTAFMISLGIIGGTYVSFILAMLFADTWYMAEKSVKAADAAHSWTKLLIENPIAAALSDQKIRYSIRLSLISCTLSAVFSLLVAVPIGYLLSRHQFRGKRLLDAVLDIPIVLPPLVVGLSLLILFQYRPFAWIARDVVYQLPAVVLAQFSVACAFAVRTMKSTFDHINPRSEQVAVTLGCSRAQAFGAVVLPEASRGMMTAFTLAWARSLGEFGPLLIFAGATRMKTEVLSTSVFLELNVGNIEAAVAVSLIMILAAVTVLVITRRWGLRDVTL; encoded by the coding sequence ATGAGTGACGGATCTGTTGCTGCTGCCGAGGACAAATCAGCACACACTCCCGATGCCCGCGATGTGACGCTTTCCAATACGGCGTTCATGATTTCTTTGGGGATCATCGGCGGAACCTACGTGTCATTCATCTTGGCTATGCTGTTTGCTGACACCTGGTACATGGCTGAAAAATCGGTCAAAGCGGCTGACGCTGCCCATTCATGGACAAAACTTCTGATCGAAAATCCGATTGCCGCGGCTCTGTCGGATCAGAAGATTCGTTATTCGATACGGCTGAGTCTGATTTCGTGCACGCTGTCCGCCGTTTTCTCACTGCTTGTGGCAGTGCCAATTGGCTATTTGCTGTCGCGTCATCAGTTTCGGGGAAAGCGACTGCTGGATGCGGTTCTGGATATACCAATTGTGTTGCCGCCCCTCGTCGTCGGATTGAGTCTGCTGATTTTGTTTCAGTATCGGCCATTTGCGTGGATTGCCCGGGATGTCGTGTATCAGCTGCCGGCAGTTGTCCTTGCCCAGTTTTCTGTGGCCTGTGCGTTTGCGGTGAGAACAATGAAATCGACATTTGATCATATCAATCCGCGGTCAGAACAGGTTGCAGTCACGCTGGGTTGTTCGCGGGCGCAGGCCTTTGGGGCGGTTGTCCTGCCCGAGGCTTCCCGTGGAATGATGACGGCATTCACGCTGGCGTGGGCCCGCTCCCTTGGGGAATTCGGGCCGTTATTGATTTTCGCCGGCGCAACACGCATGAAAACGGAGGTTCTGTCGACTTCGGTTTTTCTCGAACTGAACGTTGGTAATATTGAAGCGGCTGTTGCTGTTTCACTGATTATGATTCTGGCTGCCGTTACCGTTTTGGTGATCACTCGCCGATGGGGACTGCGCGACGTTACATTGTAG